The Ferrimicrobium sp. region TTAACATAACTCCCTACACGCACGAGCCAGAACGCATACTCTTACAGGTGAAGCAATTGGAGTGCGGCTAGATTCCTTCTATCGGGATCAGCCACACCTGAAACCGAAAGCGAAAATACCATGAGTTACCAGGCTGAATATATCTGGATTGATGGAACAAAACCAACGCCTTTGATGCGAAACAAGACGCGCATTATCCAAGATGGCAAGGCACCCGATATATGGGGATTTGATGGTTCTAGTACTAACCAGGCCCCTGGGGAGAACTCTGACTGCGTCCTGCAACCGGTCTTCCAGTGTCAAGACCCAATTCGCGGCGGAGATAATGTCCTCGTTCTCTGCGAGGTTCTTCTCACCGATTTCACCCCACACCCCACCAATACGCGCTCGGCGTTAGTGCAGACGGCAGAGCGTTTTGCCGACCAGGAACCGATGTTTGGCATCGAGCAGGAGTATACGTTCTTTAAGGATGGTCGGCCATTGGGGTGGCCAGTCAACGGGTTCCCTGCGCCGCAGGGAGCCTACTACTGCGGCGTCGGCGGGCAGAAGATCGTCGGCCGTGATATCATCGAGGCCCACACACTCGCCTGCATGGAGGCTGGTCTCCATATCGAAGGCACTAATGCCGAGGTCATGATGGCCCAATGGGAGTTCCAGATTGGCACGCTCGCACCACCTGAGATCGGTGACGAGCTTTGGGTCGCCCGTTGGCTACTCATGCGCATCGCTGAGGACTTCGAGGTCGAGGTCAACTGGGATGCCAAGCCCGTAGCCGGCGACTGGAACGGTGCCGGTGCCCACACCAACTTCTCCACCCTGGCTATGCGGAACGACTTCGATCCTATTATCGCTGGGTGTGAGGCGCTTGGCCGAAAAGTCGAAGAGCATATCGCCAACTACGGCGATGGTATTGAGCGTCGGCTCACCGGTAAGCATGAGACCGCCCGCTATGACGAGTTCAGCTACGGTGTCTCCAACCGTGCCGCCTCAATTCGCATCCCGTGGGCTGCCGCTAAGGCAGGCAAGGGGTGGCTCGAGGATCGACGTCCAAATGCCAACATGGATCCGTATACGGTCTGCCGTCTTATCATCGACACCGTCTGTTCGGATGCTGAGTCGTCCGCAGAGGCACCTTCGGCCGATCTCGCTGACGCCATCTGAGCCTTCGGCTTTTTATCGCCTCATCTAAGACGAGGCGCCGGCATTCGTCAATGTCGAGAGACCGCCCAACCATTTG contains the following coding sequences:
- the glnII gene encoding glutamine synthetase GlnII, translating into MSYQAEYIWIDGTKPTPLMRNKTRIIQDGKAPDIWGFDGSSTNQAPGENSDCVLQPVFQCQDPIRGGDNVLVLCEVLLTDFTPHPTNTRSALVQTAERFADQEPMFGIEQEYTFFKDGRPLGWPVNGFPAPQGAYYCGVGGQKIVGRDIIEAHTLACMEAGLHIEGTNAEVMMAQWEFQIGTLAPPEIGDELWVARWLLMRIAEDFEVEVNWDAKPVAGDWNGAGAHTNFSTLAMRNDFDPIIAGCEALGRKVEEHIANYGDGIERRLTGKHETARYDEFSYGVSNRAASIRIPWAAAKAGKGWLEDRRPNANMDPYTVCRLIIDTVCSDAESSAEAPSADLADAI